A genomic segment from Aegilops tauschii subsp. strangulata cultivar AL8/78 chromosome 1, Aet v6.0, whole genome shotgun sequence encodes:
- the LOC141028669 gene encoding uncharacterized mitochondrial protein AtMg00820-like yields the protein MQEEFDALRRNRTWQLVPRPPHANIIMGKWVFRHKTCPDGTLERYKSRWVVQGFRQRAGVEFTDTFAPIVKPGTIRTVLQLAVSRAWHVHQLDVSNAFLHGHLADQVFCEQPTGFVDARHPDHV from the coding sequence ATGCAGGAAGAGTTCGACGCTCTCCGGCGGAACCGCACCTGGCAGCTCGTCCCCCGGCCGCCTCATGCCAACATCATCATGGGCAAGTGGGTCTTTCGGCACAAGACTTGTCCGGATGGCACTCTCGAGCGCTACAAATCTCGTTGGGTGGTTCAGGGCTTTCGGCAACGTGCGGGGGTGGAATTCACCGACACTTTTGCCCCGATTGTTAAACCGGGCACGATCCGCACCGTGCTTCAGTTAGCCGTCTCCCGAGCTTGGCATGTGCATCAGTTGGACGTTTCCAACGCCTTCTTGCACGGCCACCTCGCTGATCAAGTGTTCTGTGAGCAGCCCACCGGCTTCGTCGACGCCAGACATCCAGACCATgtgtga
- the LOC141028685 gene encoding uncharacterized protein — MASPGSSGTTRTNPFAGPDPVIIRDLTILGRVPVILDHLTSTYYAWKTYFSLVFREYNLRDHIDGSVDSRFMEDDEEWMTIDATLIRWFYTTISKDLFQTVVSAENDAHAVWTKLNGLFTDNALQRKVFFHSEFFGCQQHDSSVDDYWMRLKKLVDELCDLGEKVSDELLLSNLIAG; from the coding sequence ATGGCTTCTCCCGGTTCCTCCGGCACCACCCGCACCAACCCGTTCGCCGGCCCTGACCCCGTCATCATCCGCGATCTCACCATCCTCGGTCGGGTTCCCGTCATCCTCGATCATCTCACCTCCACCTACTATGCCTGGAAAACGTACTTCTCCCTTGTGTTCCGTGAGTACAATCTCCGGGATCACATTGATGGCTCCGTGGATTCCCGGTTCATGGAGGACGATGAGGAGTGGATGACCATCGACGCCACTCTCATCCGTTGGTTCTACACCACCATCTCGAAGGACCTCTTCCAGACGGTGGTCTCTGCCGAGAATGACGCTCACGCCGTCTGGACCAAGCTCAAcggcctcttcaccgacaacGCGCTCCAGCGCAAGGTTTTCTTCCACAGCGAGTTCTTTGGGTGCCAGCAGCACGACTCATCTGTTGACGATTATTGGATGCGCCTCAAGAAGCTTGTTGACGAGCTCTGTGACCTCGGTGAGAAGGTCTCCGACGAGCTTCTTCTCAGCAACCTCATCGCCGGCTGA